Proteins from one Mycobacterium sp. HUMS_12744610 genomic window:
- a CDS encoding acyl-CoA dehydrogenase family protein yields the protein MDFRDSPDEAVFRERLRSWLSLHARDFPSSGDEYWARQAQWHQALYHEGFFGLSFPREYGGQDLPPVYDVIVDEELARAGAPPRPSVGYLIYGIGRHANDELRRRFLPGIIDGTERWCQGFSEPGAGSDLASLTTTARREGDNYVIDGHKIWTSYSDVADWCLLLARTDPEAKRHRGLSAFILEMKQPGVQQRPLRMISGVTNEFGQVFFDGATVPVDRMVGAPGDGWAVAMTVVGHEREPSTLGYAARYGKLVRNLLARSGDSVSEEVAWAAVQSEMLTHHVRRRLSEQLDGVSHGPEGSLDKLLMTWVEQSVGHAALAVAGTRDPDLLGAYLYSRAQSVMGGTSQIQKNIIASRILGL from the coding sequence TTGGACTTTCGTGACTCACCCGACGAGGCGGTCTTCCGCGAACGGCTGCGAAGCTGGCTCTCGTTGCACGCCAGAGATTTTCCGAGCTCCGGTGACGAGTACTGGGCCCGCCAGGCCCAGTGGCACCAGGCCCTCTACCACGAGGGCTTCTTCGGGCTGTCGTTTCCCCGCGAGTACGGCGGTCAGGATCTGCCGCCGGTCTACGACGTCATCGTGGACGAAGAGCTGGCCCGGGCCGGCGCCCCGCCGCGCCCCAGCGTGGGCTATCTCATCTACGGCATCGGCAGGCACGCGAACGACGAGCTGCGTCGGCGATTCCTGCCGGGCATCATCGACGGGACCGAGCGGTGGTGCCAGGGGTTCAGTGAGCCCGGCGCCGGCTCGGACCTGGCCTCGCTCACGACCACCGCACGCCGCGAAGGCGACAACTACGTCATCGACGGGCACAAGATCTGGACCAGCTACTCCGACGTCGCCGACTGGTGCCTGCTGCTGGCTCGCACCGACCCCGAGGCCAAACGCCACCGGGGCCTGTCGGCGTTCATCCTCGAGATGAAACAGCCCGGGGTGCAACAGCGTCCGCTGCGCATGATCAGTGGGGTCACCAACGAGTTCGGGCAGGTCTTCTTCGACGGTGCGACGGTGCCGGTGGACCGGATGGTCGGCGCGCCCGGCGACGGCTGGGCGGTCGCCATGACCGTCGTGGGTCACGAGCGCGAACCGTCCACGCTCGGCTACGCCGCCAGGTACGGCAAGCTGGTGCGAAACCTTTTGGCGCGCAGCGGTGATTCGGTGTCCGAAGAGGTCGCGTGGGCGGCCGTTCAGTCGGAGATGCTGACCCATCACGTCCGGCGGCGGCTGTCCGAACAGCTGGACGGGGTCTCGCACGGGCCGGAGGGGTCGCTCGACAAGTTGCTGATGACCTGGGTCGAGCAGTCGGTCGGCCATGCCGCGCTGGCGGTCGCCGGCACCCGCGACCCCGACCTGCTCGGCGCCTACCTGTACAGCCGCGCGCAGAGCGTGATGGGCGGGACGTCGCAGATACAGAAGAACATCATCGCTTCACGAATCCTGGGATTGTAG
- a CDS encoding enoyl-CoA hydratase/isomerase family protein, whose protein sequence is MYDMPDEIEVRAEGALRIITLNRPESLNSVNDNLHVGLARLWQRLTDDASARAAVLTGAGRAFSAGGDFAYLKELSEDAALRAKTIRDGREIVLGMARCRIPVVAAVNGPAVGLGCSLVALSDIVYMAEDAYLADPHVQVGLVAADGGPLTWPLHISLLLAKEYALTGTRIRAARAVELGLANHVVADPVGEAVTAAKKILELPQQAVESTKRVLNIHLERAVLASLDYALSAEHQSFTTDDFRSIVTKLAAGKN, encoded by the coding sequence GTGTACGACATGCCCGACGAGATCGAGGTCCGTGCCGAAGGCGCGTTGCGGATCATCACGCTGAACCGGCCGGAGTCTCTCAACTCGGTCAACGACAACCTGCACGTCGGCCTCGCGCGGCTGTGGCAGCGGTTGACCGACGACGCCTCGGCCCGCGCGGCGGTGCTCACCGGGGCGGGCCGGGCGTTCTCGGCCGGCGGCGACTTCGCGTATCTCAAGGAGCTCTCGGAGGACGCCGCCCTGCGCGCCAAGACCATCCGCGACGGGCGCGAGATCGTGCTGGGGATGGCGCGGTGCCGAATCCCGGTGGTGGCGGCGGTCAACGGGCCCGCCGTTGGCCTGGGCTGCAGCCTGGTCGCGTTGAGCGACATCGTCTACATGGCCGAGGACGCCTACCTTGCTGACCCCCATGTGCAGGTGGGCCTGGTGGCCGCGGACGGCGGGCCGCTCACCTGGCCGCTGCACATCAGCCTGCTGCTCGCCAAGGAATACGCGTTGACGGGCACCAGGATTCGCGCCGCGCGGGCAGTGGAACTCGGCCTGGCCAATCACGTGGTGGCCGATCCCGTCGGCGAGGCGGTGACCGCCGCCAAGAAGATCCTGGAGCTGCCCCAGCAGGCGGTCGAGAGCACCAAGCGGGTGCTCAACATCCACTTGGAGCGCGCTGTGCTGGCGAGCCTGGACTATGCGCTCTCCGCCGAGCACCAGTCGTTCACGACCGACGACTTCCGCTCGATCGTCACCAAGCTGGCGGCGGGCAAGAACTAG
- a CDS encoding transposase yields MALGRENRQGRFDDVMLLVGDQLPAGSIYRLLADHGGALFDDDYFADVFKRSALGRPTVPARVMAAVMLLQAYEGLSDREACDRLAFDLRWKAAAGLTVDAEAFHPTVLVGMRNRLRASDRPRRLFEDVNTTARAAGLLRGRRRVLDSTPLLDAVATQDTVIQLRAAIRKLLAVADRADPEVAGAVRTVLTRDDDYASLGKPPCDWDDPTAREALVDALVRDAKAALEACDGRQLDGALGEAVELLALVAGQDVEAGDDGVFRIARRVARDRLISTVDTEARHGHKSRARTFDGYKSHLGIDPDDELITAVAVTAANAADREVIDELLGNPVTDTTSAAPDSAATDAATDADADADADADADADETITDHGEHVRNESEPNVFEVYGDSAYADGATLDEQTQRGHDMRAKVPPVRNANGYSKDQFGIDLTAGTVTCPAEHTVAISTGRRQQVARFGALCGSCPLRAQCTKARRGRVITIHAHEAALQLAKARQRDPAWQTDYRTYRPVVERKISHFTRRPWGGRKARCRGQQRILTDILARAGAINLARLASLGLHSAAGGWAIA; encoded by the coding sequence GTGGCTTTGGGACGGGAAAATCGGCAGGGCCGGTTCGATGACGTGATGCTGCTTGTCGGCGATCAGCTGCCGGCGGGCAGCATCTATCGGCTGCTGGCCGACCACGGCGGTGCACTGTTCGACGACGATTATTTCGCTGATGTGTTCAAGCGTTCGGCGTTGGGTCGGCCAACGGTGCCGGCGCGGGTGATGGCCGCGGTGATGCTGCTGCAGGCCTACGAGGGGCTTTCGGATCGGGAGGCCTGCGACCGGCTGGCCTTTGACCTGCGCTGGAAAGCGGCCGCCGGGTTGACCGTGGATGCGGAGGCGTTTCATCCCACGGTGCTGGTCGGGATGCGCAACCGGCTACGCGCATCGGATCGGCCACGGCGGTTGTTCGAGGACGTCAACACCACGGCGCGGGCGGCGGGGTTGTTGCGGGGACGGCGCCGGGTGCTCGATTCCACTCCGCTGTTGGATGCGGTGGCCACCCAGGACACGGTGATCCAGCTGCGGGCCGCGATCCGCAAACTACTGGCGGTGGCCGATCGGGCCGATCCGGAGGTGGCCGGTGCGGTGCGCACCGTGCTGACCCGCGACGATGACTACGCCAGCCTGGGAAAACCACCGTGTGACTGGGACGATCCCACGGCGCGTGAAGCCTTGGTCGATGCGCTGGTGCGCGACGCCAAGGCAGCACTGGAGGCCTGCGATGGCCGCCAGCTTGACGGGGCACTCGGTGAGGCGGTCGAGTTGCTGGCGCTGGTGGCCGGCCAGGACGTCGAGGCCGGCGACGACGGGGTGTTTCGCATCGCGAGGCGGGTGGCCCGGGATCGGCTGATCTCCACCGTTGATACCGAGGCCCGCCATGGGCATAAGTCGCGGGCGCGGACCTTCGATGGCTACAAGTCCCATTTGGGTATCGATCCCGATGACGAGCTGATCACCGCGGTGGCCGTCACCGCGGCCAACGCCGCCGACCGTGAGGTCATCGACGAGCTGCTGGGCAACCCGGTCACCGACACCACGAGTGCTGCACCCGATTCCGCCGCCACCGATGCCGCCACCGATGCCGATGCCGATGCCGATGCCGATGCCGATGCCGATGCCGATGAAACGATCACCGATCACGGTGAGCATGTGCGAAACGAGTCGGAGCCCAATGTCTTTGAGGTGTATGGCGATTCGGCTTACGCTGATGGGGCCACCCTCGATGAGCAGACCCAACGTGGCCATGACATGCGCGCCAAAGTGCCCCCGGTGCGCAACGCCAACGGCTATTCCAAAGACCAGTTCGGTATCGACCTGACTGCGGGCACCGTCACCTGCCCGGCCGAGCACACTGTGGCCATCAGCACCGGGCGGCGTCAGCAGGTCGCTCGCTTCGGGGCATTGTGTGGGTCGTGTCCGCTGCGGGCGCAATGCACCAAAGCCCGCCGTGGACGGGTGATCACCATCCATGCCCATGAGGCCGCCCTACAGCTGGCCAAGGCCCGCCAACGCGACCCGGCCTGGCAGACCGATTACCGAACGTATCGGCCGGTTGTGGAACGCAAGATCAGTCACTTCACCCGGCGCCCCTGGGGTGGTCGCAAGGCTCGCTGCCGCGGACAACAACGCATCCTGACCGACATCCTCGCCCGAGCCGGCGCGATCAACCTCGCCCGATTGGCCAGCCTGGGCCTGCATTCAGCGGCCGGGGGCTGGGCCATCGCCTGA
- a CDS encoding SDR family NAD(P)-dependent oxidoreductase translates to MQLEGSSAIVVGGAGGLGEATVRRLHAAGARVVVADLADKKGKELAGELGVRYARTDATSTDDLQAAIAEAESLGPLRISVDTHGGPASGGRLVGKDGSPLDLDGFKTTIEFYLTAVFNVMRLSAAAMARQEPVDGTRGVIVNTASIAGYEGQIGQLPYAAAKGGVLGMTLVAARDLSPLGIRVVTIAPGTFLTPAYGKNGDQLEAYWGPQVPFPKRMGRPAEYATLVHSICENDYLNGEVIRLDGALRFPPK, encoded by the coding sequence ATGCAACTCGAAGGTAGCTCCGCGATCGTCGTCGGCGGCGCCGGCGGCCTCGGGGAGGCCACCGTCCGCCGGCTGCACGCCGCGGGCGCGCGGGTCGTCGTCGCCGATCTGGCCGACAAGAAGGGCAAGGAGCTGGCCGGCGAGCTCGGGGTGCGCTACGCGCGCACCGACGCCACCAGCACCGACGACCTCCAGGCGGCGATCGCCGAGGCGGAATCGCTGGGCCCGCTGCGCATCTCGGTCGACACCCACGGCGGCCCGGCGAGCGGGGGCCGTCTCGTCGGCAAGGACGGCTCGCCGCTGGACCTGGACGGCTTCAAGACGACGATCGAGTTCTACCTGACCGCGGTGTTCAACGTCATGCGCCTGTCCGCGGCCGCGATGGCGCGACAGGAGCCGGTCGACGGCACGCGCGGCGTCATCGTCAACACGGCGTCGATCGCCGGTTACGAGGGCCAGATCGGCCAACTGCCGTACGCGGCGGCCAAGGGCGGCGTGCTGGGCATGACCCTGGTCGCCGCGCGCGACCTGTCGCCGCTGGGCATCCGGGTGGTCACCATCGCCCCCGGCACGTTCCTGACACCCGCCTACGGCAAGAACGGCGATCAGCTGGAGGCGTACTGGGGCCCGCAGGTGCCCTTCCCCAAACGGATGGGCCGGCCCGCCGAGTACGCCACGCTGGTGCACAGCATCTGCGAAAACGATTACCTCAACGGCGAAGTCATCCGGTTGGACGGCGCGCTGAGATTCCCGCCCAAGTGA
- a CDS encoding proline iminopeptidase-family hydrolase translates to MTAHEGLIAVPGGNVWFKRTGGGAGRPVLVVHGGPGLPHDYLRSLERLADEREIVFWDQLGCGRSGRPSNTALWTMERSVAEMDSVVRALGLNGFHIFGNSWGGMLAQQYVLDVSSGAVSLTISNSIASIPRFSEMVARLKSELDRDTQSAIARHEAAGTTSSAEYQAAIRTWNETYLCRVRPWPTELLDAFAGMGAEIFETMFGASDFHIVGTIRDWDVLDRLSAIALPTLVLAGRFDECAPDHMREVHRRIAGSQFELFESSSHMPFIEEPDRFDRVMREFLRRHDG, encoded by the coding sequence ATGACGGCGCACGAAGGCCTGATCGCGGTCCCGGGCGGCAACGTGTGGTTCAAACGGACCGGGGGCGGTGCGGGCCGTCCCGTGCTGGTGGTCCACGGCGGCCCCGGGCTGCCGCACGACTACCTGAGGTCGCTGGAACGCCTGGCCGACGAGCGGGAGATCGTCTTCTGGGACCAACTCGGGTGCGGGCGCTCCGGGCGCCCGTCGAACACCGCCCTGTGGACGATGGAACGCTCGGTGGCCGAGATGGATTCGGTGGTGCGGGCGCTCGGCCTGAACGGCTTCCACATTTTCGGCAACTCCTGGGGCGGGATGCTGGCGCAGCAGTACGTGCTCGACGTGAGCTCCGGGGCGGTCAGCCTCACCATCTCGAACAGCATCGCCTCCATACCGCGGTTTTCGGAGATGGTGGCCCGGTTGAAGTCCGAGCTGGACCGGGACACCCAATCCGCCATCGCACGCCACGAGGCCGCCGGCACCACGTCTTCGGCCGAATACCAGGCGGCGATCCGCACCTGGAACGAAACCTATTTGTGTCGCGTCCGGCCCTGGCCCACCGAGCTGCTGGACGCCTTCGCGGGCATGGGCGCCGAGATTTTCGAGACGATGTTCGGCGCCAGCGACTTCCACATCGTCGGGACCATCCGCGACTGGGACGTGCTGGACCGCCTCTCCGCGATCGCCCTGCCGACCCTGGTCCTGGCGGGCAGGTTCGACGAGTGCGCACCGGACCACATGCGGGAGGTGCACCGGCGCATCGCCGGCTCGCAGTTCGAGCTGTTCGAATCCAGCTCCCACATGCCGTTCATCGAGGAGCCCGACCGGTTCGACCGGGTGATGCGCGAATTCCTGCGCCGCCACGACGGCTGA
- a CDS encoding thiolase family protein yields MPEAVIVSALRTPIGTARKGTLRDTSAFDLAHHVVCEAAKDLDPARVDDVILGEGLYGGGVIARHAAITAGLSHVPGLANNRHCAAGQAAVQSAAASVRAGMDQLVIAGGVNSASTSPRSRIPVDGEWVDWFPPTHPDRPDAPNMDMSITVGWNAAVKAGVSREEMDAWALRSHRNAIAAIDEGRFTEEIVPIETPHGLFSVDEHPRRDTTMEKLAALKPLHPEIEGFSITAGNACGANDGAAVLTIASHELGLPALATVRSWASVGVDPAITGLAPVDAIPKALARAGLSITDVDLFEINEAFAAMCVATVKLLELDPGTVNVSGSGCSLGHPVAATGARMLVTLVHELRRRGGGIGVAAMCAGGGMGSATVIEVPAP; encoded by the coding sequence GTGCCCGAAGCCGTCATCGTGTCCGCCCTGCGCACTCCCATCGGCACCGCCCGCAAGGGCACGCTGCGCGACACCAGCGCGTTCGACCTCGCCCATCACGTGGTGTGCGAGGCGGCCAAGGACCTGGATCCCGCACGGGTGGACGACGTGATCCTCGGCGAGGGCCTCTACGGCGGCGGCGTCATCGCCCGCCACGCGGCGATCACGGCGGGTCTGTCCCACGTACCGGGCCTGGCCAACAACCGGCACTGCGCGGCCGGACAGGCCGCGGTGCAGAGCGCGGCGGCAAGCGTGCGCGCCGGCATGGACCAACTCGTCATCGCCGGTGGGGTGAATTCGGCCTCCACCTCCCCGCGGTCGCGGATCCCGGTCGACGGAGAGTGGGTCGACTGGTTCCCGCCGACCCACCCGGACCGCCCCGACGCCCCGAACATGGACATGTCCATCACCGTCGGCTGGAACGCCGCGGTCAAGGCCGGCGTGAGCCGCGAGGAGATGGACGCCTGGGCGCTGCGCTCGCACCGCAACGCGATCGCCGCGATCGACGAGGGCCGGTTCACCGAGGAGATCGTCCCGATCGAGACGCCGCACGGGTTGTTCTCCGTCGACGAACACCCCCGCCGCGACACCACGATGGAGAAGCTGGCCGCGCTCAAACCGCTGCATCCCGAGATCGAGGGTTTCTCGATCACCGCCGGCAACGCCTGCGGCGCCAACGACGGGGCCGCGGTGCTGACGATCGCCAGCCACGAGCTCGGGCTGCCCGCGCTGGCCACCGTGCGCTCGTGGGCGTCGGTCGGCGTCGATCCCGCGATCACCGGCTTGGCGCCGGTCGATGCGATCCCGAAAGCACTTGCCCGGGCAGGGCTTTCGATAACGGATGTGGACCTGTTCGAAATCAACGAGGCCTTCGCGGCGATGTGCGTGGCCACCGTCAAGTTGCTCGAGCTGGACCCGGGCACCGTCAACGTCAGCGGCAGCGGCTGCTCGCTGGGGCATCCGGTGGCGGCGACCGGCGCCAGGATGCTGGTCACCCTCGTGCACGAATTGCGGCGCCGCGGCGGCGGAATCGGTGTGGCGGCGATGTGCGCGGGCGGCGGCATGGGTTCGGCGACGGTGATCGAGGTCCCGGCGCCATAA
- the meaB gene encoding methylmalonyl Co-A mutase-associated GTPase MeaB, with the protein MSITELIASARNGSPRAAGRLLSLVESEQRDEVMASIGPPSAAHPVPVIGVTGPPGAGKSTTIAALVGAYRERGSRVAVLAVDPSSPFSGGALLGDRIRMAAHINDSGVLIRSVATRGHLGGLAAAIPAALRLLAAIGYDVVLLETVGVGQSEIEIAAVADPAVVILNPGAGDAVQAAKAGVLEVADIVVVNKADREGADQTVRDLRAETDAPIVSLVAARGEGIANLLAAVDDHRRSDNRARRLARARAQILSLAQSRLRARPELERLAESVVDGHDDPYTAAEKLLSSSTGRDD; encoded by the coding sequence GTGAGCATCACCGAGCTGATCGCGAGCGCGCGCAACGGATCTCCGCGCGCCGCGGGTCGTCTGCTCAGCCTCGTCGAGAGCGAGCAGCGCGACGAGGTGATGGCGAGCATCGGCCCCCCGTCGGCCGCGCACCCGGTCCCCGTCATAGGCGTCACCGGGCCGCCGGGTGCGGGCAAGTCGACGACGATCGCCGCCCTGGTCGGCGCCTACCGGGAACGCGGCTCCCGAGTCGCCGTGCTGGCCGTGGACCCGTCCTCGCCGTTCAGCGGTGGTGCGCTGCTGGGCGACCGCATCCGGATGGCCGCGCACATCAACGACTCCGGCGTGTTGATCCGCTCGGTGGCCACCCGCGGCCACCTCGGGGGGCTGGCCGCCGCCATCCCGGCTGCGCTGCGGTTGCTCGCCGCCATCGGTTACGACGTAGTGCTGCTGGAGACCGTCGGGGTGGGGCAGTCCGAGATCGAGATCGCCGCCGTCGCCGACCCTGCCGTCGTCATCCTCAATCCCGGTGCGGGCGACGCCGTGCAGGCCGCCAAGGCCGGCGTGCTGGAAGTCGCCGACATCGTGGTCGTCAACAAGGCCGACCGCGAGGGTGCCGACCAGACGGTGCGGGACCTGCGCGCCGAGACCGACGCCCCGATCGTGAGCCTGGTCGCCGCCCGCGGCGAGGGAATCGCGAATCTGCTGGCCGCCGTCGACGACCATCGCCGCAGCGACAACCGCGCCCGCCGGCTGGCCCGGGCGAGGGCGCAGATCCTGTCGCTGGCGCAGTCGCGCCTGCGGGCCCGGCCGGAACTCGAGCGGCTGGCGGAATCGGTGGTCGACGGGCACGACGATCCCTACACCGCCGCCGAGAAACTGCTGTCATCGTCCACTGGACGCGACGACTGA
- a CDS encoding thiamine pyrophosphate-dependent enzyme produces the protein MTRAPTPALVQDQLELYRRMWVLRLLDMALEESRIDGLLDGPRETAFGQEAVAVGITAALRPRDVMTTTIPHLRHALRAGLALPLGPAIAQLIDPSLCDSQERTPVGEWKLGLHSASTPLARSVLSALGDADAQRRAGAGEVTLLAIADRDASTVEFTVAATIASSWRLPVVFVVEDIRAVSGPRADRCPRGRHGMPVLSNNGKDVGAVRDSVAEAVRRTGVGEGPVLVNAVTYRSNHPVGLDPLVSERRRLIDGGVSCAHLYEVERRARHLVAEAESFDDGHGAGGGGGAGPRAGALAGDQLSRPCRIPSATAAARSLTPSFS, from the coding sequence ATGACTCGCGCACCGACGCCGGCGCTCGTGCAGGACCAGTTGGAGCTCTACCGGCGGATGTGGGTATTGCGGCTGCTGGACATGGCACTCGAGGAGTCGCGGATCGACGGTCTTCTCGACGGTCCCCGAGAAACCGCATTCGGGCAGGAGGCCGTGGCCGTAGGCATCACCGCGGCACTGCGGCCCCGCGACGTCATGACCACCACCATCCCCCATCTTCGGCACGCCCTGCGGGCCGGCCTCGCCCTTCCGCTGGGCCCCGCGATCGCCCAACTGATCGATCCGTCCCTCTGCGACTCGCAGGAAAGGACCCCTGTGGGCGAGTGGAAGCTCGGTCTGCACTCCGCATCGACCCCGTTGGCGCGGTCGGTGCTGTCCGCCCTCGGTGACGCCGACGCGCAGCGGCGGGCCGGCGCGGGCGAGGTAACACTGCTGGCCATCGCGGATCGGGACGCGAGCACCGTCGAGTTCACCGTGGCCGCGACCATCGCTTCGTCGTGGCGGCTCCCGGTGGTGTTCGTCGTCGAGGACATCCGCGCTGTATCGGGTCCACGCGCGGACCGCTGCCCGCGCGGTCGTCATGGCATGCCGGTGCTGTCGAACAACGGCAAAGATGTTGGCGCGGTTCGCGATTCGGTCGCCGAGGCAGTGCGGCGGACGGGTGTGGGCGAAGGCCCGGTGCTGGTCAACGCCGTTACCTACCGCAGCAACCACCCCGTCGGTCTGGATCCCCTGGTGTCCGAGAGGCGACGGCTGATCGACGGCGGCGTCAGCTGCGCCCACCTGTACGAGGTGGAACGCCGAGCCCGCCATTTGGTGGCCGAAGCCGAGTCGTTCGACGACGGCCATGGTGCGGGCGGAGGAGGCGGCGCCGGTCCGCGAGCCGGAGCGCTGGCCGGCGATCAGCTGAGTAGGCCTTGCCGCATCCCCTCGGCGACGGCCGCCGCTCGATCGCTGACGCCGAGCTTCTCGTAG
- a CDS encoding response regulator, which translates to MVGAAAPHKVTVVVADDHPLFREGVVRALASSGSVDVVGEADDGTAALELIKAHLPDVALLDYRMPGMDGAQVAAEMRNLELPSRALLLSAHDESAIVYQALQQGAAGFVLKDSTRSEIVSAVLDCAQGRDVVAPGLVGGLAAEIRQRAAPAAPALSAREREVLNRIAHGQSVPAIARELYVAPSTVKTHVQRLYEKLGVSDRAAAVAEGMRQGLLS; encoded by the coding sequence ATGGTCGGCGCAGCGGCCCCGCACAAGGTGACGGTGGTCGTCGCCGACGATCATCCGCTCTTCCGCGAGGGCGTGGTGCGGGCGCTCGCGTCGAGCGGGTCGGTCGACGTCGTCGGCGAGGCGGACGACGGCACCGCGGCGCTGGAGTTGATCAAGGCTCACCTGCCCGACGTCGCATTGCTCGACTACCGGATGCCCGGCATGGACGGCGCTCAGGTGGCGGCGGAGATGCGAAACCTGGAGTTGCCCTCCCGCGCGTTGTTGCTCTCCGCGCACGACGAGTCGGCGATCGTCTACCAGGCACTGCAGCAGGGCGCCGCAGGGTTCGTGCTGAAAGACTCGACCCGCAGCGAGATCGTCAGCGCCGTGCTGGATTGCGCGCAAGGTCGTGACGTGGTGGCACCGGGGCTCGTCGGGGGCCTTGCCGCCGAGATCCGCCAGCGCGCGGCGCCGGCGGCGCCCGCGCTGAGCGCACGAGAGCGCGAGGTGCTCAACCGGATTGCCCACGGCCAAAGCGTCCCCGCGATAGCGCGGGAACTGTATGTGGCCCCGTCGACCGTCAAAACCCATGTCCAGCGCCTCTACGAGAAGCTCGGCGTCAGCGATCGAGCGGCGGCCGTCGCCGAGGGGATGCGGCAAGGCCTACTCAGCTGA
- the ltrA gene encoding group II intron reverse transcriptase/maturase, translating to MSGEPWSGVSLSGLPGVWVAARAHSLVRNRRDPSAWPSSGKDQGYKPMVKSFGGQRESDGVVVPRIGVQHNAPGGKGPDFDHAREVGKREGMAGSARSNYPGGLSPVVADEEPLSCSPVKVRQLQRTLWAAAKQSKGRRFHVLYDRICRGDVLVEAWERVRKNRGAAGVDRVILVAVEDYGVDRMLRELRHDLCEGVYRPAPARRVEIPKPRGGVRPLGIPTVRDRVAQAAAKLVLEPIFEADFLSCSYGFRPKRSATMAMERLRTGFIEGHRFVVEFDIANFFGEIDHERLLELVGRRVSDRRILKLLRLWLQAGVLVDGVVTRTVAGTPQGGVISPLLANVFLHVLDTELSARGVGELVRYADDGVVLCRSQAQANVALEAVGEILASLGLRLHPEKTKVVDLREGREGLDFLGCHFRARMSGRLWEQQRIVRYYLHRWPSQTAMVRLRTKVRERTGRHRVGADIRDVIADLNPILHGWGNYFRTGNAAEKFRQIDWYVNSRLFRLMVKKRGRNLRAGQADQWTEAWFNGHGLHRLRGTIRYPKAA from the coding sequence ATGTCCGGCGAGCCCTGGTCCGGGGTCAGCTTGTCGGGTCTTCCCGGGGTATGGGTGGCGGCACGTGCACATAGTCTGGTTCGGAACAGGAGAGACCCGTCTGCCTGGCCTTCGTCGGGCAAAGACCAGGGGTATAAGCCGATGGTGAAATCCTTTGGAGGGCAGCGGGAGTCCGATGGGGTCGTAGTACCGCGGATCGGCGTGCAACATAACGCGCCGGGAGGGAAGGGCCCCGACTTTGATCATGCGCGTGAAGTGGGTAAGCGTGAGGGCATGGCCGGGTCTGCCCGGTCCAACTACCCCGGTGGGCTATCGCCTGTCGTAGCCGACGAGGAGCCGTTGAGTTGCTCGCCGGTGAAAGTGCGACAACTGCAACGCACGCTATGGGCTGCGGCCAAGCAGTCGAAGGGTCGGCGTTTCCACGTCCTGTATGACCGTATCTGTCGGGGTGACGTCCTGGTGGAGGCGTGGGAACGAGTGCGCAAGAACAGGGGTGCGGCCGGGGTGGATCGTGTCATTCTGGTCGCGGTGGAGGATTACGGCGTGGACCGCATGTTGCGTGAGTTGCGCCATGACCTTTGCGAGGGTGTGTATCGTCCCGCGCCAGCCAGGCGTGTGGAGATTCCGAAACCACGAGGTGGTGTGCGGCCGTTGGGGATTCCCACGGTGCGAGACCGGGTGGCTCAGGCGGCGGCCAAGCTGGTGTTGGAACCGATTTTCGAGGCGGACTTTCTGTCGTGCTCGTATGGGTTTCGGCCGAAGCGGTCGGCGACGATGGCGATGGAGCGGTTGCGTACCGGGTTCATCGAGGGTCATCGGTTCGTGGTCGAGTTCGACATCGCCAATTTCTTCGGCGAGATCGACCACGAACGCCTGCTTGAGTTGGTGGGCAGGCGGGTCTCGGATCGCAGAATACTCAAACTGCTGCGTTTGTGGCTGCAAGCAGGGGTGTTGGTCGACGGGGTGGTGACGCGGACGGTCGCGGGCACCCCGCAGGGCGGGGTCATCTCCCCGCTGCTGGCTAACGTCTTCCTGCACGTGCTCGACACTGAACTGTCCGCCCGCGGGGTGGGTGAGTTGGTGCGCTACGCCGATGACGGTGTGGTGCTGTGCCGATCGCAGGCACAGGCGAATGTGGCTCTGGAAGCGGTGGGAGAGATCCTGGCGTCGTTGGGGTTGCGGCTGCATCCGGAGAAGACGAAGGTGGTCGATCTGCGTGAGGGTCGTGAGGGCCTGGATTTTCTGGGTTGTCATTTCCGGGCGCGCATGTCGGGGCGGTTGTGGGAGCAGCAGCGCATTGTGCGCTACTACCTGCACCGTTGGCCCAGCCAAACGGCGATGGTGCGGCTGCGGACGAAAGTTCGTGAGCGTACCGGTCGTCACCGGGTCGGAGCCGATATTCGCGATGTGATCGCGGATCTCAATCCGATCTTGCACGGCTGGGGCAACTACTTTCGGACCGGTAACGCCGCCGAGAAGTTCCGTCAGATCGACTGGTATGTGAATAGTCGGCTGTTCCGCTTGATGGTTAAGAAGCGGGGCCGCAACCTACGCGCAGGCCAGGCCGATCAGTGGACCGAAGCGTGGTTCAACGGGCACGGCCTGCACCGGCTTCGTGGCACTATCCGCTACCCGAAGGCTGCGTAA